The following coding sequences lie in one Miscanthus floridulus cultivar M001 chromosome 9, ASM1932011v1, whole genome shotgun sequence genomic window:
- the LOC136482097 gene encoding uncharacterized protein produces MAAFMASGRAMASSRPSFVTPRSFFNWGQGAREAALPPPLLQFRYHDVEPPFPMSLVAKTHLRDRELKCCYKATVDGFSATDFHRRCDFKGPYVVVGYTDGGFRFGGFSPEGYRSTDDYYDTLDAFLFYWPDDELALAAPAEATEASPPLPVVLPKVGGSGAALFDYSRGGPQFGADGLLIGPPLTAVMGVFTGPDSSAGVGDLRSARSRLGLSYARRPDGKESLFGDAGRAQPAEVLVFCNPEIASLY; encoded by the exons ATGGCGGCGTTCATGGCTAGCGGCAGGGCCATGGCGTCGAGCAGGCCAAGCTTCGTCACCCCTCGAAGCTTCTTTAACTGGGGCCAAGGCGCGAGAGAagccgcgctgccgccgccgctgctgcagtTCCGGTACCACGACGTCGAGCCGCCGTTCCCCATGTCGCTCGTGGCAAAAACACACCTCAGAG ACCGTGAGCTCAAGTGCTGCTACAAGGCCACCGTGGACGGCTTCAGCGCGACGGACTTCCACCGGCGGTGCGACTTCAAGGGCCCCTACGTCGTCGTCGGCTACACCGACGGTGGCTTCCGGTTCGGCGGGTTCAGCCCGGAGGGGTACCGCAGCACGGACGACTACTACGACACGCTGGACGCGTTCCTCTTCTACTGGCCCGACGACGAGCTTGCTCTTGCTGCGCCAGCGGAAGCCACCGAGGCCTCACCGCCGCTGCCCGTGGTGCTGCCGAAGGTGGGCGGGAGCGGCGCGGCGCTGTTCGACTACTCCCGCGGCGGGCCACAGTTCGGCGCCGACGGCCTGCTCATCGGCCCGCCACTCACCGCCGTGATGGGCGTGTTCACTGGACCCGACTCCAGCGCCGGCGTCGGCGACCTCCGCAGCGCGCGCTCGCGGCTCGGCCTGTCGTACGCCAGGCGGCCGGACGGGAAGGAGAGCCTGTTCGGCGACGCGGGCAGGGCCCAGCCcgcggaggtgctcgtcttctgCAACCCGGAGATCGCGAGCCTGTACTGA